The DNA window CGTGTGACCTGTTTCGTTCATCGGACCGCGGATGTTTTGCGCCATCCATCCGGACAGGTTGCTTTAGCGGATTACACGTCATCCAGGCGCCGTGGTAGGACTGTTTGGCTGGCTGATCATCATCTGACGGGGGATTTCACGTCATGGCTGTCACGGTGCCGGACTGGGCTGACACGCTGCTCGACCTGGTGGGGGTCAACTGGCCCAACGTCGACGAGGACGCCTACCGGGAGATGGCCGACGCGCTGCGGGAGTTCGCGGACGACCTGGCCGATGACGGTCAGCTCGCCAACAACCACATGGAGCGCCTGCTGTCGTCGGGGCACGGCGAGGCGATGGACGCTCTCAACGCTCACTGGACCAAGGTCAAGGGCAAGCACCTCAAGGACATGGTCTCCGCGGCCCGCACGATCGCGGACGCGCTCGACCTGGCGGCGGGCGCGATCGAAGTCATGAAGGGGAAGGCAGTCGTCGAGCTGGGGGTGCTTGCTGGCCAGACCGGTCTCGCCATGGCGCTGATCCCGGTGACCGGTGGTCTGTCCGCACTGCTCGGCGCCGGAGCCATCGCGTTCACGAAGAAGCAGCTGCTGAAGCTCATCACGGCCGCGATGGAAGAGGCCGTCGGTCACATCGTCTCGGTGATGACCGAGCCGGTCGTGGCGGCGCTTGAGAACATGGCCGCGGACCTGGTCGTCCAGGTGAGCATGGACGCGCTGGGCGTCCAGAACGGTGTGGACCTCGACCAGACGAAGCAGGCCGGCAAGGACGGCTTCGACGACGGGGTGCAAGGCGCCAAGGAGGGTCTGAACCTCGCCTCCGCCGGAGGGGGTGGCGGCGGCGGCCCGGGGGGCAAGGGCTTCCACATCGAGCATGACGAGCACGACAACGCCGGTACGAAGCTGAACGGCGTGAGCGTCGGCATCCATGGCAAGACCGCCGGCAAGCTCACCAAGGCGAAGGGCGCCCAGCGCCGCAACAAGGGCCGCGACGACATCGCCGACGCCCTGGACCCCGTCATCGAGAAGGCCATGGGCGCTCTCGTGAAGTCCGCCAAGACCATGGGCGACCATGTCGGCGAGACGCTGCCCAAGGCCGTGAAGCGGATCTCCACTGACCACAAGAACAACGACGACGCCATCCGCGACCGTCTCGCGCGGCAGCGCAAGGGCGGACACGATGACCGGGATCGGGGTAAGAATCCCGGCGATCGTGGTGGCAGGGACAAGGACGCGCGTCTGAAGCCTGATTCGCTGCGCGAGGTGAAGTCCGACCCGCGCCGTCATGGGATCGAGCTCGGTAAGAAGAAGTGCGCGAACGACCCGGTCGACGTGGCGACGGGTGAGATGACTCTGCCCCAGACCGACCTGTCCCTTCCCGGAGTCCTTCCCCTCGTCCTTCGCCGCACCCATCTGTCCGAGTACCGCTTTGGCCACTTCTTCGGCCGCAGCTGGGCCTCCACCCTCGATGAACGCCTCGAGCTCGACGTGCCCGGTGCCGGGGCGATCTGGGCACGCGAGGACGGTTCCACCCTGGTCTATCCCCGTCTCCCCCTCCCGGACGGCACCCCGGTCCTGCCCGTGGAGGGCCCCCGGATCGCCCTGGTCCATGGCGGTCAGAGCGAGGACGAGACCACCTACGTGGCAACCGACCTTCACACCGGGTTGACCCGCTCCTTCACCGGTAGCCCCTACCGCGCCTCTCCCGCTTACTGGCTGACCAGGCTGACCGACAGAAACCACAACCGGATCACCTTTTCCCGGCGCCCGGACGGAAGCCCCACCGCGGTCACCCACGACGGCGGCTACACCGTCCAGCTCAGGGCCGAAGGCACTCGTATCCGCGAACTCTCCCTGCGCACCGCCGAAGGCCCGGTCACTGTCCTGGGATACGGATACGACAGCCTGGGCAACCTCACCGAGGTCACCAACTCCTCCGGCCTGCCCATGCGATTCACCTACAGCCCGGAAGGACGGATCACTTCCTGGACCGACCGGAACGAGGCGACGTTCCGGTATGTCTACGACGCAGAGGGTCGCGTGGTCCGTACCGCCGGCCCCGACGGCTATCTGTCGTCGGCGTTCGCGTACGGTGTCCACCCGGAAACCGGCGACCGGGTGACCCGGTACACCAACTCGCAGAGCGCGACGACCACGTACGTCGTCAACGGTCTTCTCCAGATCACAGCCGAGATCGATCCTCTCGGTCACGCCACACGTTTCGAGTTCGACGCCCACGACCACTTGCTGGTCCAGACAGACGCTCTCGGGCGCTCCACCCGCTTCGAGCGTGATGAGCACGGCAATCTCGACGGGCTTGTCGCGCCGGACGGCGTGCGGACCACCGCCACCTACAGCAAGCTGCATCAGCCTGAGGTGATCACCGAGCGTGCCGGGGTTTCCCGCTCCTACGGCTACGACGAGCGTGGGAACCTCACCGTGTCCGTGGACCCGGCCGGCGCGCGCACGGAGTACGCGTTCACCCCCCGTGGGCACCTGTGTCTCGTGCGGGATGCGCTGGGAGCCTCCACGCGCATCACGACAGACGCCGCCGGACTGCGCCTACAGCTCACCCGGCCCGATGGGTCGACCGCTTCGTGCACACGCGATGCCTTCGGACGTGTGGTCGAGGTTGTCGACGCTGAGGGCGGAGTCGTCCGGCAGGGTTGGAGCGTGGAGGGCAAGCTCACCTGGCGTGAATTGCCGGACGGCAGTCGCGAGGAATGGACGTGGGACGGCGAGGGCAACCTGGTCTCGCACACGGACCGGATGGGCCGGACCTCCACGCACTCCTCCGGTCCTTTCGACCTGCTGCTCGGTACTCAGACGGGCGAGGACAGCAGTTACCGCTTCGCCCACGACACAGAGCTGCGGCTGACTGCGGTCACCAACGCCGACGGCCTGGTGTGGGAGTACAGCTATGACGCTGCGGGCAGGCTCGTGGCCGAGAAGGATTTCGACGGCCGCATGCTGACGTACGAGCGCGACCCCTGTGGCCGTATCGTCCGGCGGACCAACGCCGCGGGCCAGAGCCTCAGCTTCGACCGCGACGTCCTGGGCCGAGTCACTCGCATCCAGCACAGCGACGGTTCAGCCTCGCACTTCGACCACGACGAGAGCGGCCGCGTCGCACAGATCGTGAACGCGCACTCCCGCATCCGGCTGGAGAGAGATCCTCTGGGACGCGTCGTCTCAGAGACGGTCAACGGCGCCACCCTGTCCTTTGCCTACGATGCCCTCGGTCGCCGCGTGGCCAGGCGCACGCCTTCCGGTGCTGAGAGCCGCATGGAGTACGCACTGGGTGGCCTCGCCTCCTACACGGCCGGGGACCATGTCTTCCGGTTCGAACGCGACGCACTCGGACGCGAGACCGCGCGGTTCGTCGACGATTCCCTGGAGATGCGGCAGGACTGGGATCCGGTCGGCCGGGTCACCCACACGGCGTGGGACAGCGGCCGGTCGCCTCTGTTGCGCAGAAGCTACACCTACCAGGCCGACGGCGTGCCGACGAGCATCGAGGACAGCCTGACGGGGCGCCGCACCTTCGCGTTGGATGCCGCCAGTCGCGTACGTGAGGTCCAGGCCCGCGGCTGGACGGAGCAGTACGCCTATAACGCTGCCGGCGACCAGAGCCGCACCGCTCTCTCCGCCCAGGCACCGGGTCAGGCGGCCGCCGGCGGCCGACACTACGAAGGCACGCGTCTGGCTCGGGCGGGACGCACGCGCTACAGCTATGACGCGCAGGGCCGTCTCACCCTCCGGCGAACGAAGACGCTCAGTGGCGCAACGCTGACCTGGCATTTTCAGTGGGACGCGGAAGACCGGCTCACCCAGGTACAGACACCCGAAGGGGACCGCTGGCGCTACCTCTACGACGCTCTCGGGCGCCGCCTGTCCAAGCAGCGCCTCGGCCGGAACAACGAGGAGGTCACGCAGACCACGACGTTCTGCTGGGATGGCGCGCAGCTG is part of the Streptomyces sp. P9-A4 genome and encodes:
- a CDS encoding RHS repeat-associated core domain-containing protein, translating into MAVTVPDWADTLLDLVGVNWPNVDEDAYREMADALREFADDLADDGQLANNHMERLLSSGHGEAMDALNAHWTKVKGKHLKDMVSAARTIADALDLAAGAIEVMKGKAVVELGVLAGQTGLAMALIPVTGGLSALLGAGAIAFTKKQLLKLITAAMEEAVGHIVSVMTEPVVAALENMAADLVVQVSMDALGVQNGVDLDQTKQAGKDGFDDGVQGAKEGLNLASAGGGGGGGPGGKGFHIEHDEHDNAGTKLNGVSVGIHGKTAGKLTKAKGAQRRNKGRDDIADALDPVIEKAMGALVKSAKTMGDHVGETLPKAVKRISTDHKNNDDAIRDRLARQRKGGHDDRDRGKNPGDRGGRDKDARLKPDSLREVKSDPRRHGIELGKKKCANDPVDVATGEMTLPQTDLSLPGVLPLVLRRTHLSEYRFGHFFGRSWASTLDERLELDVPGAGAIWAREDGSTLVYPRLPLPDGTPVLPVEGPRIALVHGGQSEDETTYVATDLHTGLTRSFTGSPYRASPAYWLTRLTDRNHNRITFSRRPDGSPTAVTHDGGYTVQLRAEGTRIRELSLRTAEGPVTVLGYGYDSLGNLTEVTNSSGLPMRFTYSPEGRITSWTDRNEATFRYVYDAEGRVVRTAGPDGYLSSAFAYGVHPETGDRVTRYTNSQSATTTYVVNGLLQITAEIDPLGHATRFEFDAHDHLLVQTDALGRSTRFERDEHGNLDGLVAPDGVRTTATYSKLHQPEVITERAGVSRSYGYDERGNLTVSVDPAGARTEYAFTPRGHLCLVRDALGASTRITTDAAGLRLQLTRPDGSTASCTRDAFGRVVEVVDAEGGVVRQGWSVEGKLTWRELPDGSREEWTWDGEGNLVSHTDRMGRTSTHSSGPFDLLLGTQTGEDSSYRFAHDTELRLTAVTNADGLVWEYSYDAAGRLVAEKDFDGRMLTYERDPCGRIVRRTNAAGQSLSFDRDVLGRVTRIQHSDGSASHFDHDESGRVAQIVNAHSRIRLERDPLGRVVSETVNGATLSFAYDALGRRVARRTPSGAESRMEYALGGLASYTAGDHVFRFERDALGRETARFVDDSLEMRQDWDPVGRVTHTAWDSGRSPLLRRSYTYQADGVPTSIEDSLTGRRTFALDAASRVREVQARGWTEQYAYNAAGDQSRTALSAQAPGQAAAGGRHYEGTRLARAGRTRYSYDAQGRLTLRRTKTLSGATLTWHFQWDAEDRLTQVQTPEGDRWRYLYDALGRRLSKQRLGRNNEEVTQTTTFCWDGAQLAEQRDEDATLVWDYAGAQPLGQRETKTDGTQREVDRRFFAIVTDLVGSPTELVSPDGSLAWRARSTAWGATQWNTNSTAYTPLRYPGQYFDPETGLHYNFNRYYDPEVGRYLSPDPLGIAPSINHYSYVVNPFVLSDPLGLAACEPDPTWGGQVRWVRDEHGRPYEMHAVITRNMLDEGTHARNSIIPPGYQSDKGQARGHMLARQLGGSGDHDDNLFTISQNPTNTPEMSMFEQRVYDAVYDHDVVQYSVYLEYADDDPDSPPSLIQVEAFGTKKDRDGNLLFDDGTFFDNPAHLEPRPRRRP